The sequence tggtacatgtaaatataatggtcataaatgtaaatgtaatggtcATAAAGAATGGGAAACATGATTTATTGTTTGCCTCGTAGGCAGTTATGTATAcacatttttgttgtgtgttacaCAAACTGATAGTGGAATCTAAATGATCTGTTTCAGAGAGTCATGTTCTAATCGTTGTTGGTTGTAAATGATGTAAGCTTGTGCTAGTTTTACATATGAGCATTTGAACAAACAGGTCTTTTCTTACAGATTTGCAAACTCATCTTTCTAGTGGTACATCTTGTAAAGCTGAACTATCTTTGAATTCATGAGTTTGGGATCTCATCTTCTGGAGTCTCCCTGCGTTCAGTCTTTTGTGTGTTCTGTgagcacgtgtgtgtgtgcatgtttatctGATTTATTATGCGTTTCTGATCCAACCCGTCCTTTCTTTCATCTAATGGCATTGTCTCATTTATGTATTCTAATTTATTCCCAGCCAGACACTCTGGGGATCTCTAAAGCTGAGCTTTCTGTTTTGCAGTTCGCACACAGACTGTGGTTGGAAAATAAGACttgtctgactttttttttttctctctgcagggTGGTCAAAGAGGAAATCACCGACGACAATGCAAAACTTCCCTGTTACAATGGGCGTGTGATTTGCTGGGTGAGAACAGAAACGTGCACACATCCCATCTAGTCCTGCATCTTAATTCCCTGGTGTTTCTTGCATATTAGATCAGCCTTTTAATTCAGTGCATTCCCGGTTCTCTTGAGTGCTGGCTctgctgtgtttgtatttttcaaaGAGTCTGCCAGTCATCCCTGCTTAAGGTTCACTTCGGTCTGATGCAGCTAATCAGAGACTTTGGTATGCTGCATAAGCTTTGTCTAATGAGCGGCTCGTTTATATTTAAATGGCATGCAACCACAAAGAACATCTTTTTCATTCTGAATGACAGCATATGCATGAACAAACACAcgattaatattttactatttaaacaaAGCAGTTCTGGGGTAAGTACAAATGGCCGATTTCCTCTCACCAGGAAGAGGAGAGATGAACTTGACTGGAATTTTAGATGAACAGCCAGTGATCAAGACAGTATTCAAGAACATGTGCAGAGCTTCACGTGACAGTAAACAGATTTTTAGATCACCACTTTTTCATTGAATACgaaaaacaaagatattttggaAAACGTCTTTACAATAGCGTAATGGAATGTGCTGATGACATATGTTTGCACGAACTGTGTGCACGGATGGATGCAAATACATACTTTGACAGGCAGGTAGTGCAGCCTATCATAACCCTCGGGCCGAGGGATGACTGGATGAATATTTTATAACCCTTCATATTCCACAGATGATCCAAGTACATATACATATCTGTGTGACAAAGtcaatactttaaaaatgtaaaatatcagatAGTTTGAGCTTTTAGtgacaaggcaaggttagttcaggttgcaaaatgtcatgtggtgcagcACCCCAAAAATTACTGCTGtttatacattaatatttcatgattttgtaaaaaatactttttacccCGAAGAATATGATGATGAGAGAAATTGTGTACACACATATGGTTTTACTTGacggttgcaccacatgacatttttagagtcattaaatgtaaactttttttgaaaaatatataaaagtttttttttttttttttttttttttttttttttttttttttttttttttttttttttttttttttttttttttttttttaaacatatgaaaacaacaaGGTCTTGTTATAACTAGAAtcactttaatttgtttttttttattgctctgtttttaaatgttgcttgaCCTGGAACCATATTATAGGCCATGTATGAAGATTAGGGTATTGTTATGTATTTGTATAGTGAGGGGATATACAGTTAGTTTATATACTGAGAGATCAGTGACAGGAGTTTGTAGTACAGGTATGTTAGATTGCAAAAAGTGTGCTTTCTCAATGAGAAGCAATTCTGATAAGCTGTGTTTAAACATGTATTGATTCAAATATAACCTCTTCAGCTTACTGTAAACTGCATGTcattgtttctttgtgtgtgttgatAGCTGGTGTCATCAGACGGCTCTCACTCAGATGGATGCTCGGTGGCGGAGAGTCAGTCCGAGCGGCCGCCGTCTCACGAGAGAAGCCAAGGCATTGGAGACTCCAGACCCCCGTCCTTCCAGTACGCTTGTTTTTCTGTGTTGTACAAATGATCAGATCGAACCACAAGTTGGCAGCAAAACTCAAAACAAGGAGCATGTTCTCACAGTCTTTTGTGTCTGTACTCTTTAATCTTCTCCCGCACACAGTCCAAAGGCTGCAGGCAGCCGGCACGGTGTGGACGATGAGACGGAGACTGATTCGGTCGTGTCACACAGGAGGGAGAGGGACAGATCGCGCAGGAAACACTCGCATGAGCACTCTGGTGCGTGTCAACACTCTCATCTCACTGTGCATGTCTTACGATGCCATCAGTAAAAggttcatatttaaaagtaagaATAGTTCATATTTGGAAGAACTAAGCATTAATATCAATGGTAATTCATCTAGGAGGAAGGCAGAACGGCTACTCACGGGGCGGCAGAGGTTATGACATCTGTGACAGCCGCTCTTCCCTCATGAGCAGTGAACTGGAATCGAGCAGCTGTTTTGACTCGGATGACGGCTCCACCAGCCGGTGAGTCTCACAGCATTTGTTCGTTCTCAATATGATTACAATCACGGCGAGCCCCAGTGGTTTAGTGAGAGCTCTGACTTGAGCAGTTTGACAAGCAGGTGTGGCTAATCATAGTTTGTGATTTGAGATTTtggaaattgtttaaaataaggGTATATTAATGTTATTGATAGGCTTGGGAATCCTATttttgaccctggagcacaaaagcagtcttaagtcgctggggtatatttgtagcaatagccaaaaatacattttatgggttaaaattataattttttttttatgccaaaaatcattaggatattaagaaaagatcatgtttcatgaagatattttgtaaatttcccactgtaaatatattaaaacttatgtttttattagtaatatgcattgctaagaacttaaaaaaatttaaaggagattttctcaatattttgatttattttttttttttttaaccctcagattccagattttcaaatagttgtatctcagccaaacattgtcctcctaacaaaccatacatcaatggaaagcttatttgttcggctttcagatgatgtataaatctcaattttgaaaattgactcttatgactggttttgtgttcacATTTTGTTAGGGTTGATCATTTTATGGTAAGAGATGTGCTTTTTAATGATAATCAGACAAGGTTAGGAAATGCAAAAATTTTCCTTAATGTTTAAGCATtgaatagggctgcacaataatggTTAACCATGATAATCACGGTTATTGATTTGTATGTCAGATAAGCTCAAATCAAGCAAAGTAAACTCGCATTTCACAGCAAACAGTGCAAATGGCCTCATAAAGAACATAGACTAGCTGTATTGCACTTTTATTTGGGCAGAATGTCTCAGTaaagatcgctaaactccagcttaTATGTTTGCCTGTGTTTTCAGCTTCTCAGTGGTTTTTCAGTAATCTAGAGTGTGTATCAATTTAAGAGAAAATCTCTGTTTGGGGATATaaactcttgacatctggcaaccataAAAGCTTGTGGAGGCTTGTAACCAATGCAAGATAatgcaaatgccaaattaaaatgaaacatttgcagGATAAACAACCTTTGGGCAAATATCGCAGACTGTTATGCCTAACAAACTGAGAGAAGCAGAAATCGTGAccacaattaaaatacaatttataatgcagccctaatttgtttttatttttgggtgaactatctctatTAAATCTTTCTGATTCCTATCCCTAGTGATCAATAATGTTTCACATTGCCTGTGACTCAAAACAAACTGAAACGGGAAGCTCATGTAATCACCATATTGTGACATCCGTTCTGCAGTTTCAGCAGTGTTACGGAGCAAAGCGGCTCGTCCAGGCTAATGAGACGACACCGCCGGCGGAGACGCAGACCTAAAGCCCAGCAAATGGAGAGGGTGAGACAGCAGGCAGAGCTCTTAAGAGTCTAATACGATATAGAAAACATCCTGAATTTAAAACCATCTTTGTCTTTCTTCCTTCAGTCTTCATCTTTCAGTAGCATCACTGACTCCACTATGTCTCTGAATATcatcactgtcactttaaatatGGGTGAGTCTGCATTTGTTGCTTTTTAATTAAACTCTGATTATATGAACAATAAAATACAGCCGTGAGTGCCTTATTGCTTTAATTAAATTGGTGctgtataattaaattattaaaggcacttatttttctcccaaagactcTAAGGATGATATTATAGATGTGTAAAGCTACATGTTATTGAAGTCCACTAGTTGCCATAAGTCTCTCTTGCTTTACCTCATTTAGAGAAGTATAACTTCCTGGGCATCAGTATCGTCGGTCAGAGTAACGAGCGCGGTGATGGAGGCATCTACATCGGCTCCATAATGAAGGGCGGAGCAGTGGCGGCCGATGGGCGGATCGAGCCCGGGGACATGCTGCTGCAGGTGAGGACTGGATAAGAACGTGTTCGGGATAGGTATCTGACACAGACTCTGGTTGCATCAGTTCaggtttctgtttttttctcacaGGTGAATGACATCAACTTTGAGAACATGTGCAACGATGATGCGGTGCGAGTGCTGAGGGAGATCGTGCATAAGCCTGGGTGAGTCATATTACAAAACATTGAAGTTTTATGGGATGTGTTTAGCTTATCAACAAAAGTGTGTTAACAGCTgcaccaatttttttttgcagccccGTGTCGCTTACTGTGGCCAAATGCTGGGACCCAAACCCAAACAGTTGCTTTGCTTTGCCAAGGAGTGAGTgttcattttttcccccctctcatACACTCATTAACACATAAATGCAACATAAGATAAACTATCATCAGCAGAgacagtaaggtttttttttttctttggagaaAGGAATAAATGACTACATACTAATGTCACAAAAAATGTCTAACTTTCttttgatttctaaaaaaaagtaaatgtttcatcaaaaatattaaaccgtacaactgttttcaacattgataataatcagaaatgtttcttgagcagcaaatcagcatattagaatgatttctgaagatcatgtgacactgaagactggagtaatgatgctgacaattcagctttgcatcacaggactaaaatacattcagatagaaaagtgtaataatattgcacaatagtactgtttttactgtatttttgattaaatatatgcagccttggtgagcattagaggccttttttcaaaaacatcaaatcttactgaccccaaacctttgtaAGGTATTGTGAACGTATATTGAAATCATATGATGTTGTCTTTCACTGGTAAGCTCTCAAATCACACATTTTGCACTGACAAAGTATAATAGATTTGAATGGTACATTGAAGTACAAGATTTAAAGTGTTGTATCTCAATGTCTTTTTTAATGTTCAGAAATGGTTCTTGATAAGAAGAACCTAAAGTGCTGCAAAGAACCActgaagaaagttatttttttttttttttttttaaataaaagatgtgTACATGTACTGTGTTAGTTTTAACAACAGGGTTTAGATCGTTCTCCGTCATTGTTCATCTTGAAGCCTTGTAAAGTGTTACGGTGAAAACTCGAACTCACCTGTTCTGTACTATTTGTTGAGTACCGATTGCCTTCTGTCCCAGGTGAGCCCATCCGGCCCATTGACCCTGCAGCCTGGGTGTCCCATACGGCAGCCATGACGGGTGTCTATCCTCCCTACGGCATGAGTCCCTCCATGAGCACGGTCACCTCCACCAGCTCTTCCATCTCCAGCTCCATCCCAGAAACAGAGAGTAAGATATCTGCTCTACACTATTGTTGCCACGGTATGGCACACAATTTAAAATTTCTTTGCTATGGCTAAATTGTGACCCCTAAATTCATCCCACAACAGTTGCATTATGGACAAGAATGCTCAAAACTTTTTACATATGGAGAACAAGTAATTCGTAGGAAACATGCTTAgtgacagaaaatgaaaaactgtcaaacagttcagctcacaggaaaaatatttcacaaatgcttatagatcatgCTTTAGGTTTTTCTTAAATCATGGGGCTTGTTAAGGAAAGTTGTTCTGAGTGATCAGACTTATTAGTTGACCTGGCAAATGACAAGATGGGTGAAGAAAATAACCTTGTGACTTAGATTGAGAGGACTTGagttatatttagatatttgggTGTGGAACGTGGAACATGGGAGGTCCTGGTTTCTCGCCACCAGGCAGAtgctttgtgttttgtgcttttgtaaactGTGTGTTGTTCTTCTCGCAGGATTTGATGACTACCACCTGTCCGTCCACAGCGACATGGCAACAGTTGCAAAAGCAATGGCCTGTCCAGACTCAGGACTGGAAGTTCGAGACAGAATGTGGCTGAAGATCACTATAGCCAATGCTTTTATAGGTCAAGACACACtttttaatgcttaaaattaCTGACGGTGTTTTTAAATGATAGTTTGtatcagttaacatttataatttacttGAATATTATCTTAGTCAACATGAAACAAAGTTTTATTATTAGATCATCCCTACTTGAAATGTTTATCTGAGTGAAGAAATGAAGAATAGGGAAAGAATGTTGATTTTGTCCATTAAGAATTGATTGGATATTTCGATCACAGTTTGATAATTGCTGTGATCTTATTTGAATGACAGGCTGCTGGAGCAGAGGgattattgttgattattgtaTGGATGGTAAAGATGTCATTGCGAGGTAGAGATATAGAGAGCTGTGTAAaattggcatgaaatgaaaattcatgtttttttttttttaaatgcatgttattgatcttattgttaGTGATCCATccacatattttcttttttcttttttttgatgtcATAACTCGATCTTGCAgtgaaatgacagatttttctcTGGTGACATATGCCAGACTTCTCCAGTCATTTGCAGTTGTTCCTTTGCAAGTTCGCATTGATTTTTAGTGCAGCGGCCAAATCCAAAATCCAGTAATTAACCGATAGATAGAACCAAGTCATCctcctgcatttatttattttttcataattttgataGTTTGTTACACTCATATAATTTCAGACATCACAAGAGGGAAGAAAAATAAGCTACCTGATGGAGCTGCTATATATAACTGGTGCATATATTGTCTTACAGGCTCTGATGTTGTTGACTGGTTGTTTCATCACGTGGAGGGGTTTGCAGATCGCCGTGAAGCACGAAAATACGCCAGCAACCTGTTGAAAGCCGGCTTCATCCGCCACACTGTCAACAAAATCACCTTCTCAGAGCAGTGCTACTACATCTTTGGTGATCTTTCTGGAAGTAAGTACTTTTACCACAACAGTTCAGCCACAAATGAGAATTTTATCAAAAAGTGGATCCTGTGGTGCACTTGATTTGCCATTTGAGAGCTATGGCTTTAAATTACAATCCTCTCACAAAACTATCATATTTAGCTTATTTCTAGAACTGCCCAGTTAAGGCCTAGACACACTAAACCAACACCAATGTGAAAGTCAAATGGATTAATAGcttatacagtacaggtcaaaagttttgaaacattactatttttaatgtttttgaaagaagtctcttctgctcatcaagcctgcatttatttgatcaaaaatacagaaaaaactgtaatattgtgaaatattattacaacttaaaataatagttttctatttgaatatacttttaaaaaaataattaactccaaccatacaaagctgaattttcagcatcattactccagccttcagtgtcacatgtaacatccagtctatcacatgatcatttagaaatcattctaatattctgatttattatgagtgttggaaacagttctgctgtctaatatatttgatgaataaaaggttaaaaagaactgcatttattcaaaataaaaaaaaattctaataatatatattctaatatattttctttactatcactttttatcagtttaacacatccttgctgaataaaagtataaaaataaaaaaaaaaagaaaggaaaaaattactgaccccaaattactgaccagtagtgtatattgttattacaaaatatttatattttaaatacatcgcttcttttttatttttttattcatcaaagtatcctaaaaaagtatcacatgttctgaaaaaatattaagcagcagaactgtttccaactttgataatgaatcatcatattagaatgatttctaaaggatcatgctataatgatcctaaaaattcagctttgcatcacagaaataaatgataatttaaagtataataaatttaaaaacaattattttaaattgtaataatatatcacaatattacatttttttctgtatttgatcaaataaaaaaaacttttgacctgtactgtatatgcattcattgtatatataaatagagcAGCTCAGAGATTCTCCTAAAAATCTCCTGTTGTGCCCCACAGAAGAAAGAGTCACTTCGGTTCAGAAGgtcattgtaaatatatatatatatatataacagaattgtaatttttcagCTTATCCTTTAACACTATGGattaacagtttacattttgtaCTTGTCCATtgtaaatttgaataaaacaacTGCATTCTTTCATTGTGCACTAGAAAGGGCTATTTGAATTGGAGTTATTCCAGTTGTTCAGTATATAAAAAGGTCGATATCTGTTTATGTAGTTGTATAAATATTCCAGTGCTATGTTTAGTGTACTCCTGTCCATACAAGGGAAAATTATATGTCTAGCTCACCAGAGGCTAATACTTCACTTGTCCAAGTGAAAATGTAGTCATCTTTATCACCATTAGTGTTCATTTTGTCAGctgttttttaatttagttttagtcccgtgtcaaatgtcttttttagtttttaacatatttagtcaagctgccctgttttttgtttagtcaagttttGGTTGACTAAAAGTCTGGGAGCTTTAATCCAGTTTTAGTTGTCATGCTtcataatggttaaactgataatcacaattattttgcttAACATATAAGAATCGTGGTTGTTGCCATTTGATAAAGTACATCAGAATTATTGTGCTTTCAACTTTATGCATacacatggtttattttacctAATCTagtttattattgtcattaatataaacacactctctacattatgaaaactggtaaaactcTAAAGCTTCTCTCAAAAGTTAAAACACTGACAATAATTCCAAATTGTATTCATGTCTTTCTGTTAAAACAACAGTaagttgattttgttttgtggcatagagtttttttattttttattcatcagcCTCAGTTGCTAACAATGTAGTCGAGATCCATGTTTGGGTTTTTTTCACAGTTCATCACTGACAAGGTTTGATGGCAGATGTAGTCACAGCAAACAGCGCAAGCAACAGTGTAAAAGAACAAACTAACTGTATTAAACTTTCATTTGGGGCAGAATATTCTATTCAAATATGTGCTAAATTCTAACTTacgtgtttgtctgtgttttcagatAATTCCATAGAGCAAGAGAGAATGCATGCACATGGTTGCCAATTTACGAAGATAAATTAAAACACAGGGCAGAAATGTGTCCTTTTTAAGAGAGATGCTCTGATAGGGGATttcttgacatctggcaaccccaTGAAAACTCATGGAGGTTGACATTTTTGTATTTGGTTTAAGAAAATAGAGTAATTTTGGATATAGagagttatttttattacatttttgtacattgtaGTTATATTTTCTAATGTTGTCAGTGTCATATTAACTTAGTAGTTGAATACTACTAAGTTTTCGTTAACAAAATTATCGTTAGTCATTGTACATTGTTTTACATTGTGCCTTCACTCTTATCAACACGACTGTGTTTTATTGTAGACATGGCCCACCTCTCTCTGCATGACCATGACGGATCCAGCGGAGCGTCTGATCAGGACACTCTCGCTCCATTGCTTCACCCTGCTGAAGCTCCCTGGCCCACCGCGTTCCCTTATCAGTACCCACCACCTGCCCATTCCCTCCCGGATGCAGCTCACAGCTACTCTGAAGCCGGTGGAGGCAGCGCAGGCAGCCAGCACAGTGAAGGTGAGGCGCCTCAAATCACACTGCTGCCCTCAACTACAGAATTTTCTGGTcaactagtagtcattcattttaagcatcagtcgactaatcgcacatttattaataaatcattataatgcacCTTTAATTGCATAGCCTAATAAacactcaagcacatgcataaagcttgccacagcacaccggcagaagtaaGGATTATGAATGTATTAGTGAAAAACGGTAAGATGGctgcattaaaattttaataatttttttataaactagtgctttctttgttttcggtttaagtcagcgacactgactcgtcatctctgcAGAAGTggatgcgcctgtatgcatgtcTCATATGGATGACATAATCtgataatatttgttttccatttgaattggttcatttgaaagtagacagtTCGcactctatagatatatttttcatgtctataAGGCAAGTACACACAGAGTTATGGAGTTTCATGGCaaagttcacagagaccgagacggcagaaaacgcatcctgtttgctttcattattttagaaaagtgcgatttgttttgttgttgctgttgttgttattgtgagtgcacacaactAAACGTAGACTCTTTAcagattcaaaagatgtattactcttatctgtatgagcaaaaatcagGGACTATTTTAAGAGAAAGTGAGCGAAccagcgcctccatctgtcctgcagtgaacTGCTGTTCAGCTAACACACTCCACACACTTGAATAGCGCACAttttttctaggttaacattagattgagcagccatTTAAAGTTGCTAATATGTGtgtatttcagatgataagccatatttgaggtcgatgaatgattcGCAAGCGTCCTAGACCAAGCCGTTAACGATCTGTCCGACACAAACTGCATGATGTTTTTTTGATTagactaagcgactaataaaattttggtcgaccaagcctcttctggtcgactaacGGTTAGCCCTAATGCTCACAATCTCAAACAGTGGCTCACTCACATTAATGTTATTGTCCGTAGGGAGCAGCGGTTCAAACTGCAGCTGGAGCAGGACTGAGGG is a genomic window of Cyprinus carpio isolate SPL01 chromosome B2, ASM1834038v1, whole genome shotgun sequence containing:
- the LOC109101891 gene encoding segment polarity protein dishevelled homolog DVL-3-like; this encodes MGDTKVIYHLDDQETPYLVKLPIPAERVTLLDLKNALKKPNYKFFFKSMDDDFGVVKEEITDDNAKLPCYNGRVICWLVSSDGSHSDGCSVAESQSERPPSHERSQGIGDSRPPSFHPKAAGSRHGVDDETETDSVVSHRRERDRSRRKHSHEHSGGRQNGYSRGGRGYDICDSRSSLMSSELESSSCFDSDDGSTSRFSSVTEQSGSSRLMRRHRRRRRRPKAQQMERSSSFSSITDSTMSLNIITVTLNMEKYNFLGISIVGQSNERGDGGIYIGSIMKGGAVAADGRIEPGDMLLQVNDINFENMCNDDAVRVLREIVHKPGPVSLTVAKCWDPNPNSCFALPRSEPIRPIDPAAWVSHTAAMTGVYPPYGMSPSMSTVTSTSSSISSSIPETERFDDYHLSVHSDMATVAKAMACPDSGLEVRDRMWLKITIANAFIGSDVVDWLFHHVEGFADRREARKYASNLLKAGFIRHTVNKITFSEQCYYIFGDLSGNMAHLSLHDHDGSSGASDQDTLAPLLHPAEAPWPTAFPYQYPPPAHSLPDAAHSYSEAGGGSAGSQHSEGSSGSNCSWSRTEGKTAAGDFRLGEGSEMGDAHDIDFRRDRAPSECSVPPSEGSVRSSRSHSYSLKQGSARAGPGSPSGRHLASIPPELTGSRRSCNTANGEFFVDIM